The genomic stretch aataattaatatataaaaatgtattgtgttttattaaaagaattatatatgtttaatataaaatattattattgctcTACAATATAATACACAATTATCTTaccattataaaaataattttttttttctataaccATATATTTCCcttttatttaaaacaaaaaaaaaattaaaaaaaaatactaaaTAGGGGgggaaaataattaattaaaatttttagtaaataatataataaaaccttttacattttttataattttgaattgtaatttctaataaaatataattttatatcataagataaattgtaatattaattttttatttttttaaacatttatataaccaCTAAAACTATTCTTACAAACAACTTGTATTTTGttctaaataaaataaaagtgtGTAGAGAATTAATGGTTAAAGGTGcacaatacatatattacaaCGTATtagaacatatatttatataatacatattccAAGATATAACTTTGTATCATTgcaattatataaaacaattttacaataaacattttttatgataataaaacaaaaaaaaaaaattttttaaatagtaattgtattttttttttgttctaaaAATTCTTGTATGTTATAACTTTCTCTCTACTTTATCTACGTAGTtgcaaatattaatattattatttttataaaaatattttaacttattttaaaaaaatattaattattaaattatttaattatataattatcacaaaaaaaaatttaaatatttattataattataaaaaaaattcaaaaacaaaattaaaaaaaaaaaaaaaaaaattaacgaaatgagaaattatatatactattacacaatatattgtattgtttatatatagcGTTTTAtcttatacaaatatattatatttattattattattatatatatatatttcttgaaATAGTAATAGTATTTCACAACTTATCATACATTAATTGCATTATTACATAttgtaacaaaatatataattactatatattttaataattattttgtaataaattatattatcgcatatatattaaaacaataACACAACATTGTATATACTATTAAAAAACAAggaatcatatatatatattttatactaaATTAGAAacattaaaaagaaattcttaatattactaaaaaaaaatgaggtTATTTCCTATAATGAGGATAATAGTACATatgaatacaaaaaaaaaaaaataaaaaaaaacaaaacaataattagaaaaaaatgaagaagcaTGAACGAAAAAAGAAcaaagtaaatataaaaaataaaattattattataatattatgaatctGGTGAtaccatatattatttatattttagaaaaaaaaacttttaaCGATATGTTAAACGAATAACCTATAGATGCATGGATACTATTTAAAATGTGTTTTGAAATTGTTGATGGATACtcacaaataattatatattataatataataaatatatattatatttcttttattgtatatgctaaataaagaatttaataaagataggttatattaatatttcatcTAATATAGTAAAATTATACACACATGAATTTTCCCATAAAACAACATAATTTACATTCATGTAAATTCGGTTTCAAATCTCTAATCTTTTGGGATTTTTCATCCTTTCTGTAAATCTTGCCCtttgttcattatataattcattttttaatatatcataatattttatagatgaatagatataattttttatttcatcaatGGATGCTCCATCTTTAactaaattataaaaattaagagTATCTTCCCTATCTGTAGATGATAGTGCAACACCAATATCATGCATTGAATTATAGCATGTACGGTATTTAGTATTTACACATATAGGATTAACGGTATCTCAAACATGATAACAttgatattcatatttttttaaataatcttCTATATAAAGCCACAAATATTTTACCTTATCTTCAAATCCTTCTTTAGTTATACCCAAAACAAGATTCCATATACCATAAAAATCTTCATTAGATGGACGTTCTTCTAAATTATCTAATACAGTATGTAATTCTTCTAGCGTAAATTGTTTTGataaatcattataatttatattattacattttttcttAGTTCCAACaccattatattttaaatgatcTTTACTATTATAACCTTCTGAACTGAAagctatattattttttaattcaacCTTTCCATTGTTACCCCTTAATCCTGAATGTTCTACGCATTTTACTTCAGATAAATTTCtcctatatatatcataaatttCTACATTCTCTGTTTCACTTTTGtcacatattattatacactaaacaaaaaataaataataccaAAAGatcaataaaaattatatatatatatataaattgatattataaaaatattcacaTTTATTATCTTACGTTTAGTACTAAGACTAAAAATATTCCAGAAATTGTTAACAAATTTGAAAATATTCTCTTATCAGAACAAATTTTCGTTGTATTTTTAATGTGGTTTTGCCCAGAATAATATTCTACACAATGGCATTTCATGTtatacttattattattattttatattttaaaaaataatattatgtatttttaaaatatattaaaaaagtaaatggttttatacttatatttcttacattattcttttaatgtattaattatgtttcaaaagaatatataaatatataaataatgaattttaaatatatatatatatttattatttcaatattttatcttgatgtaaatatattattatgaatatatttatatatttatataattaaaaaaattaaaaatataattataaatatatttgttttgtaaatattataatactcttcataatattaacataaaaaataacactTATTTTGAAATTCAtgacatttttatataataatttaattaaattaaaaaaaataataataatctgaattataatacatatacatatatatgtgtatcataattaaaatgaaacaaattatattaattataaaaatatatattaattatctAATTTTACAACATTCtgcataatatattaaatcaaaataaaaaaatacacaatttttatatttctattatatataaatagatcATTTCAACCCAACaccataaaatatataatctatataaattaaattaaatgtattaaaaaaaaaataaaaattttcaaattatctcttacataatatatacaaatatatattataaaaattatttagatatttaataattatacaacataattaaataataactcAAGAACTACATTTTAGTATTTAtaactatattatattttcttttagtttccattttttttttttttaatactctATTTTAtagtacatatattattaatcacttaaatataatatatatatatatatctgtaAAATgtgaaataattatatgaaaagaaatttttattttttttaaataaaattatataaaagtattaattatttatttctatattgtattttaattataatacattaaatttaaaattataggtattttattcaataacatatatatcaaaattcagtaatatacataattatataaatatatatatatattacacatattatatattacaataacatccatattaataaagttttaataaaattttaaacaaattattttacaatcatatataattcaaaataaaaatataaaattatattaatcattgatataacaaaaagaaaaaaaaaaaatcataataaatCTTAGAGAACATTAATtactaataaatatatttatatatataaaaaattagttttaaaaaaactGAATGCTGTAATAATATGTGTCaattttaaaaacatatattccCTTTTTagtttacatatatatatactataacatctatcaatataatataatatatattacaaatcctatcttataaatttaaattaattatatttttaatcataTTAGGAACATTCAACTTAACtcataatataacaaataatgtaaacaaaaatgatatttatgtctatcaaataaaaataacatttattaatatacattttaatatttgcATTCTTCGtttcaatttttatttataatacaaaatacataatttataatattttattttttatattttgtttttattacaaataataattattctaatatatcattcattttattacttCTTGTACtgcttttatattaaatattatacacctaacatacaaaaatttatgttttaattaaatatttattcatcACCATTTATGTAGATATAATTGAAAaatagtaaatatatttctattataCATAGACTATATCCCCATAGTTCTTTAACGTATAGAATTATTCTATTTATTTaagatattaaatattataatattgtgCTTATATTCTGTTccttttatcttttattaaagagaaaaatacaaatacatTTCATTATACGCAAAACAAATAACTCAAtattgtaaataaaaatatatgttctaTCAAAATATATGGTAACATAtttggaaaaaaaattaaaacaatatgttaaaacatttttatatttctgaAAATGAtttctaataaaatatatgcataatattaatgtatttaataatttaaacatCTAAAATTCATATTTCCTATTTTAGTtatatagtttttttttttttatatatatataatatattttttataatacataaatatatttttgaagcCTCATTTTATGAGacgtaaaataatataaatagaccaaaaattttataatttataaacatatatatatatatatatatatatatataataaccttttgcttatataaaaaaaactaaaacatttaatatacaacaaataaatagtaaaaatgttgtataaataaattttaaaaaattaatataattttttcaaaaatatgaaaccaaaaaaaaaatatatatttgaacaaaaaaaaaaaaaaaattttagttaaaataaatatttattaggcacaataaataaaatcttaattatatttcaactataaatatatatacatttttttttttataatatttataatataatttttcataaatatgatatatataatataattatttttattattatatgcatattttatacaaaaccatattttaaaaatattttttacttttttcatttatttaaaatcgAATTGTATAACGtttctatataataattgttatCCTTCTTATTTGGCAATTATTATGAAAACAATTATTTTAAtgatttctatttttataattatgtataatatttttgaatataatatttagcAAATGAAtgatacataataaaaaaaacgtACAAATAGGTTTTTCATATTCCATATAATAAGCTCAATAACTCactaattatttaaaagaattcTTTTAGAATaattaaagaatataaaattaattatatttatttgtatcttATACTTAAATAAAAgtctaaaatattatatgcatttaaaattatatatattacgtaCATAGAACTTTACAGAATCCATACTAACAATATGAAaaacacaaaataaaaaaatattccttaaaaacatataaacacaacacttatatattctatgtaaaaaaaaaaagggaaaaacaGATAATGTTTTCTCActttaaataaatgtaatatattaggttgcatatatatataatttcatacattataaatttttagtttattttaatcatattattattattttttattcttcatGTAAAATGTCGTCAAACTCTTCAATGTcttcttaaaatattttccctaattcttctaatatattttccaaaAGATAGATTAAatcaacataataataattatctcGTTCATAAGCACCTTTCTACTCTTTGATATCTGCCcattttatcataatttgtTCCAATGATTTCATATCTTATGCTATTTTAAAGAACTTCTTCAAAATGCCTAATAGTCATATATGTTTAAGTGATTTGTTCTTCTCTTCAAAACATAGCATTTTATAATCTGCATAAACAAAGTTAAAATTCCTTTTTTCTTCCTCATCTAAATAATATCAAATACCATaaatagtattatatatttcatttttgataattaattattaaaatattgtaacctattataaaaaatgtcaTTTTTACATTCAAATCCATACATCTCTTAATTATCATAATCGTACTTTCTAATTCATTTGTAAATTTTGTTTTCTCTTATTTTTCGAAAGGAGATACATTCTTAGGAACTTTCATCATTTGGATCTGTGTTAGTTAATATTTGGTAAAGAACATTTACGTGTTTACGATATTCTGGATCAGCAGCCCAAGCTTTCATTATTTGTCCCTCTGGGTCTGCGCTAGTTTCATCATTTGGATCTGTGTGAGTTAATATTTGATAAAGAACATTTACGTGTTTACGATATACTGGATCAGCAGCCCAAGCTTTCATTATTTGTCCTTCTGGGTCTGCGCTAGTTTCATCATTTGGATCTGTGTTAGTTAATATTTGGTAAAGAACATTTACGTGTTTAAGATATTCTGGATCAGCAGCCCAAGCTTTCATTATTTGTCCCTCTGGGTCTGCGCTAGTTTCATCATTTGGATCGGTGTGAGTTAATATTTGGTAAAGAACATTTACGTGTTTAAGATATTCTGGATCAGCAGCCCAAGCTTTCATTATTTGTCCTTCTGGGTCTGCGCTAGTTTCATCATTTGGATCGGTGTGAGTTAATATTTGGTAAAGAACATTTACGTGTTTACGATATTCTGGATCAGCAGCCCAAGCTTTCATTATTTGTCCTTCTGGGTCTGCGCTAGTTTCATCATTTGGATCGGTGTGAGTTAATATTTGGTAAAGAACATTTACGTGTTTACGATATTCTGGATCAGCAGCCCAAGCTTTCATTATTTGTCCTTCTGGGTCTGCGCTAGTTTCATCATTTGGATCTGTGTGAGTTAATATTTGGTAAAGGACATTTATGTGTTTACGATATTCTGGATCAGCTGCCCAGGCTTTCATTATTTGTCCTTCTGGGTCGGCgcttgttgttgttgtttgcGCACATTTCCTTAATGAAGTCTTTGTGTTATTTGTACAAGCAAATTCGCATTGAGCTAAAACTCTACCTTCTGTAAAACTATAATCTGCATCTTGTTGGTATTTGTCTCcacatatataaacattctaaaattaaataatacaaaaaaaaaaaatttatatatatatagatatgtatgtatgtatgtatctATGTATCTATGTAACTATGTACGTatgtatcattatatttctGATAAAGATACTTAtactatataataaaaaaaaaaacaaaatccaactatatattttattaatttcggCATACCAATAAGGccacatatattattccaaaaattaatataatttgtttgGAATGGAAGGAACTTAAGGaacttttcttttcatttctttctTGGACATCCATTAAAGAATATTTAGAGGAATTTTTCGAACTGAAATTTTTACAATTCGAATCTCCTGCAGATTTAATATTAGTTGCATTAGAAAGACGCATTTTTAcgtaaacaaaataattatataatattatttctaaTTTGGGTGTttctaaaataattataaatacaaatatatattatattatatacatatatatatacatattttttctttttattttatttttttttaaatatattatttaaaaataaaaaaaagaatacatataatatattttttttttattattttattttattttttattttttttatattttttttttttttttttttattatttttatatttttttgtttttacataaattaaataatcatGTCTTCATAAAAGATagatagtatatatatttttttccaatGATTTAAATTATCGTGTGATTGAAGCAtctatgatatatatgatatttatgTAAGTTAGAAGcatctaaaaataaaatatataatacatatacgactataaattataaaataattaatcatttcattttaaatatttgttcTGTTCAAtctaaaaattaataaatgcatttaaaaaatatctataatgcacatttttttattttcttctttctctATCttcttttgttattataaaccgttatataaaatatgaaataaaaaatattttcttaaatattataatgttaaaaattattaaaaatataaataaatatatatattattattatatatatataattatttatataatgttgaAATTTTAATCAAACCACATAATATctattcataaaatattatattatattgtattatattataaatatattattatataaatgtattttttttaatatatatcaaatatattttttaaacataaatataatttttttattgaaaaaaaaaaaattcataaaaatatttaacaaaTTAAGAATTTATAagttattttgttataaaaatggGGCACAAATTATTCTATACACATGaagttttatataattaataagaatttctattatatttattttatagtatattttttatcaaaaCATATTAAAACTTTTTTGATATACGGTTTTAAAATAAGTTaaatgtcttttttttttttttacaaaataaacatatatttatatatattatataatattttattttttaatattattaaataaaaaataataataattttatatttttttttttatgtgtacaaaattaattatatataaatgcaaacatattaaataatattttcccggtatttattttaatgaaaTCACTTAAGATACTATTCCGTTtcttgttatattttattacataatatttcatatatattttatattggtatcatttttttctttttattttcattgaaatattttcatatattaaatattttaattaaccATATtgtttttcaattttttatattttgtctaaatatttaaacaaatagaaaaaaaaatatgaaataagtACGCAAgtaatcaaataaaaaaaaaaagaaaacaataatatataaacacgaaaataagaaatataaagggtgtatattacaatataaaataaacatatataatttaatattataatataatatttataatttaaatgtttCTTGTTGAAAAaacatgaagaaaaaaaaagaatactacatatatattattacataaataattattagtaCACTtcattgttcttttttttttggaatatcttattttttttcaaactttttataaataaatattaatccTAATgataatctttttttttttttttttttaaattaccTTAATATAATGTTTCTTTTCattctataatattttcaataaaaaaaaaaaaaaaatttatattatttccatATGTTTTTAAGATTTgtctaaaatatttaaaaatatattttttttttcttttaatatagatatatttaatagtTTTGCGAttttctataaaaatataattttacaaaaCTTTATATCTTACATTTTTTGAATTCAGTTAAttctaaatataaattatatatgtatatataaatatatatatatttttaaattaacattttttttttatcttttctaaaatatattaatgaacatatattatatatatatatatatatataatattattttaaaatggaGAAATGGAATATATGtagtaaaaatatttaaaagaagaaataatttaatttaatttttttttttatttaagtataataaaatataatattatatttctaaaAGTATCTCCTTAAATTTTGTGAATTTTAactgtatatttttatataataatataactaaaaaataaaatataataaaataaaataaaaaaggaaattataTAGAATACAATTATAATAGGGAAAATTATGTTAAATTTCTCTCATACTTTAGAGATATTTATCATGTAATATTATGCAAAATAAATACTGATCGATCCATGTTATGAACTAATAGCTTCATAGACactattaaatttatatttggaTCACTATAAATATGGgtgttatatttaataataattgtgtattatgtataataagaaaaatgtgtttttgtatttaaagttattatacaaatatgtctatatatatatatatatatatatagatatatatatatatatagatatagataaaaataaatataaatgaaagaACCATAagattaatttaatttttcattgaATTTTAACATAGTTTATTTTAATGATATAgcaacaaaaatatatatattaatgaagatataaatgCAAATATAACTTTTGTATAATTAGAATAAAAAAcgtataagaaaaaaaatataaagagaattatttatattaacaaataattttaggaaaaaaatatatatgtaattttgtaaaaactaaaaaagaaatattaaaacaaataaacccAAGCAAACCAAatcaaacaaacaaacaagttataaaaaaatgaataaaaaaatttt from Plasmodium falciparum 3D7 genome assembly, chromosome: 13 encodes the following:
- a CDS encoding GBPH2 protein; translation: MRLSNATNIKSAGDSNCKNFSSKNSSKYSLMDVQERNEKKSSLSSFHSKQIILIFGIIYVALLNVYICGDKYQQDADYSFTEGRVLAQCEFACTNNTKTSLRKCAQTTTTSADPEGQIMKAWAADPEYRKHINVLYQILTHTDPNDETSADPEGQIMKAWAADPEYRKHVNVLYQILTHTDPNDETSADPEGQIMKAWAADPEYRKHVNVLYQILTHTDPNDETSADPEGQIMKAWAADPEYLKHVNVLYQILTHTDPNDETSADPEGQIMKAWAADPEYLKHVNVLYQILTNTDPNDETSADPEGQIMKAWAADPVYRKHVNVLYQILTHTDPNDETSADPEGQIMKAWAADPEYRKHVNVLYQILTNTDPNDESS